One genomic window of Diospyros lotus cultivar Yz01 chromosome 8, ASM1463336v1, whole genome shotgun sequence includes the following:
- the LOC127808474 gene encoding uncharacterized protein LOC127808474, whose protein sequence is MEPRHWNTRLSVFLVLVLHFVPFSATADHEVPSTRSTIIFSSLDRSNYYFDVYTLPIAGSGHLISGNELKITDGHSANFNGHFPSSTSLSALLSSLPDQTLAATPDQLPLHLVYVTERNGSSSIYLDVLYSGGSGYTRRRSTLQVPNRVQVPLVGIQQSNGLIGIKDRPSLVGDYLVYVSTHENSGVPRMSWAAVYSTHLRTGSTRRLTPYGQADYSPAASPSGVWTAVASSGEKEWTDTDKIHDSGTDIYIFRTQDGSDRVKVVEHGGWPSWADESTLYFHRKSSDGWWSVYKASLPKSGRVGVGSVVTQRVTPPGIHAFTPAASVANKNFIALATRRPDSEQRHIELFNVISKEFVEVTRPISPGVSHYNPFLSLDSTRIGYHRCRARDNGRKGDHLLLEKMQSPLAGVDMFRVDGFFSSFSPEGDRIAYSLWPYHTGLYVVNRDGSGLRKLLDGKFKNRLPFGTVWDPKRKGILHTNIGPAFGAEKERVDVISINVDDEDELNFKNLTTGGDNNALPAPSPDGKWLVFRSGRSGHKNLYIMDAVEGEKGGLQRLTNGPWLDTMPYWSPDGDWIVFSSDRDSPGSDSFALYLIHPNGTGLTKLFYSGPGGRANHAWFSPDSKRIVFSADHAGMSAEPISYPENHQPYGELFSIGVDGTGLTRLTHNPYEDGTPTWSSIRLSASDVKHPIVAECSFMDCIWLDESLGLSSVSSQTRCTQ, encoded by the coding sequence ATGGAGCCCCGCCACTGGAACACTCGTTTGTCTGTCTTCCTCGTTTTGGTTCTCCACTTCGTCCCGTTCTCTGCCACGGCAGACCATGAAGTCCCAAGCACCCGCAGCACCATAATCTTCAGTTCTTTAGACCGATCCAACTATTACTTCGACGTCTACACTCTCCCAATTGCCGGCTCCGGCCACCTCATCTCCGGAAACGAGCTCAAGATCACCGACGGCCACTCCGCCAACTTCAACGGCCATTTCCCCTCCTCGACCTCATTATCCGCGCTGCTCTCCTCCCTCCCCGATCAGACCCTCGCCGCAACCCCCGACCAGCTGCCCCTCCACCTGGTCTACGTCACCGAGCGAAATGGATCTTCGAGCATATACCTCGACGTTCTGTACTCCGGCGGGTCGGGTTACACCCGGAGAAGGTCGACGCTTCAAGTACCGAATCGGGTTCAAGTCCCGTTGGTGGGCATTCAACAATCCAACGGTCTGATTGGGATAAAGGATAGGCCCTCTCTGGTAGGCGATTATTTGGTCTACGTTTCGACTCATGAGAACTCGGGGGTGCCGAGGATGAGTTGGGCTGCTGTGTACTCCACTCACCTCAGGACCGGGTCGACCCGGAGATTGACGCCTTATGGGCAGGCTGATTATAGTCCCGCCGCGTCGCCGTCGGGGGTCTGGACGGCGGTGGCTTCGTCTGGGGAGAAAGAATGGACCGATACCGATAAAATACACGATAGTGGTACTGATATCTACATATTCAGGACTCAGGATGGGTCGGACCGAGTCAAGGTGGTAGAGCACGGCGGGTGGCCGAGCTGGGCCGATGAATCGACTCTGTATTTTCACCGGAAGAGTAGCGACGGATGGTGGAGCGTCTACAAGGCAAGTCTTCCGAAAAGCGGACGAGTCGGTGTGGGCTCAGTGGTGACTCAGCGAGTCACCCCACCGGGTATCCACGCGTTCACTCCGGCTGCTTCGGTGGCCAACAAGAATTTCATTGCTTTGGCAACGAGGCGACCCGATTCAGAGCAACGGCACATAGAGCTTTTCAATGTCATTTCAAAAGAGTTCGTAGAGGTGACCCGACCCATTTCTCCTGGGGTTAGTCATTACAACCCGTTTCTCTCTCTTGACTCTACCCGGATCGGATACCATAGATGCAGAGCCCGAGACAACGGAAGGAAAGGCGACCATTTGCTCTTGGAGAAGATGCAGAGCCCACTGGCTGGCGTTGATATGTTTCGCGTTGATgggttcttttcttctttctcgcCGGAGGGCGACCGGATAGCTTACTCGTTGTGGCCGTATCACACGGGTCTCTACGTTGTCAACCGGGACGGTTCGGGGCTCCGTAAACTCTTGGACGGTAAGTTCAAGAACAGATTGCCGTTCGGAACTGTTTGGGATCCGAAAAGAAAAGGGATTTTGCACACTAATATTGGACCCGCTTTTGGTGCCGAAAAGGAAAGAGTCGACGTGATCTCCATCAACGTTGACGACGAGGATGAACTGAACTTCAAAAACTTAACCACCGGTGGCGATAACAATGCCCTTCCAGCTCCTTCACCCGACGGAAAATGGCTCGTTTTCCGGTCGGGTCGTTCGGGTCACAAGAACTTGTACATAATGGACGCAGTGGAAGGAGAGAAGGGCGGCCTCCAGCGGCTCACCAATGGTCCATGGCTCGACACGATGCCGTATTGGTCTCCGGACGGCGACTGGATCGTCTTCTCGTCGGACCGGGACAGTCCGGGATCGGATAGCTTCGCCTTGTATTTGATCCACCCGAACGGGACCGGGCTCACGAAACTGTTCTACAGCGGGCCGGGCGGCCGGGCAAACCACGCCTGGTTCAGCCCGGACAGCAAACGCATCGTGTTCAGCGCCGACCACGCAGGAATGTCGGCCGAACCAATCTCGTACCCGGAGAACCATCAGCCGTACGGTGAACTATTCTCAATCGGAGTGGACGGCACCGGACTCACGAGATTAACCCACAACCCCTATGAAGACGGGACGCCGACATGGAGTAGCATACGCCTGAGTGCCAGCGACGTGAAACATCCAATTGTTGCTGAATGTTCGTTTATGGATTGCATCTGGCTCGATGAATCGCTTGGGCTTAGCAGTGTCTCGTCCCAGACTCGGTGTACTCAGTGA
- the LOC127808844 gene encoding uncharacterized protein LOC127808844, with translation MERQKKLSFVTLIILLSGVAADPEGPSTRGTILFGTLERSSYYFDVYTLPILDSQFNGGSDELKITDSHSINYNGHFPSASSLSALLSFLPNQTLATTPAQPPLQLIYVSERNGSSTIFFDALYFGVSDHSRRRSTLEVSNRVQVPLVGVQQSNGLIGMKDRPNVVGDYLVYVSTHQNSGVPRKSWAAVYSTHLRTGSTRRLTPRGEADFSPAVSPSGVWTAVASSGRRWSGEEQELYTDIYVFRTEDGSDRVKVVEHGGWPSWSDESTLYFHRKSDDGWWSIYKASLPKSGPFGVDSVVTERVTPPGLHAFTPSASVANKSFIAVATRRPNSKYRHIELFDVASKEFVEVTRPISPMAHHYNPFISPDSTRVGYHRCRARDNGRKGDHLLLENIQTPLPGVSVFRVDGYFPSFSPDGDRIAYAQWPHDVGLYVINRDGSGLRKLFTGQDGTKLAFGMVWDLKRKGVLYASIGPIFGSEGDKVDVISVNIDDEEPSFNKLTTGGENNAFPAPSPDGKWVIFRSGRSGHKNLYIMDALEGEKGALYRLTDGPWTDTMPNWSPDGNWIVFSSDRHNPGSGSFALYMIHPNGTGLTKLLQSGSGGRVNHGWFSPDMSHIIFTTDWAGVSSEPISNPHHYQPYGEIFTMKLDGTGITRLSHNSYEDGTPSWSPIQVGPVDVAHPTEPQCTIRDCNWLNDSPTSWVDSERSLSTRPECAR, from the coding sequence ATGGAAcgccagaagaagctttccttCGTCACTTTGATAATCCTGCTATCCGGTGTGGCGGCTGACCCTGAAGGGCCAAGCACCCGCGGCACCATTCTCTTCGGTACTTTGGAGCGGTCAAGCTATTACTTCGACGTCTACACCCTCCCGATTCTGGACTCCCAATTCAACGGCGGAAGCGATGAGCTCAAGATCACTGACAGCCACTCCATCAACTACAACGGCCATTTTCCCTCCGCGTCCTCATTATCCGCGCTGCTCTCTTTCCTACCCAATCAAACGCTCGCCACAACCCCAGCGCAGCCGCCTCTCCAGCTGATCTACGTCTCCGAGCGAAATGGGTCTTCAACCATATTCTTCGACGCTCTGTATTTCGGCGTTTCCGATCACTCCAGGAGAAGATCGACCCTGGAAGTTTCGAATCGGGTTCAGGTCCCTTTGGTGGGTGTTCAACAATCCAACGGTCTGATTGGGATGAAGGACAGGCCCAACGTGGTGGGCGATTACTTGGTCTATGTTTCCACTCACCAGAACTCGGGCGTGCCCAGGAAGAGTTGGGCTGCTGTGTACTCCACTCACCTCAGAACCGGGTCGACCCGGAGATTGACGCCTCGTGGGGAGGCCGATTTCAGTCCCGCCGTGTCGCCGTCGGGGGTCTGGACGGCGGTCGCTTCGTCTGGGAGGAGATGGAGCGGTGAAGAGCAAGAGCTTTATACTGATATCTATGTTTTCAGAACTGAGGATGGGTCTGACCGAGTCAAGGTGGTGGAGCACGGTGGGTGGCCGAGTTGGTCTGATGAGTCGACTCTGTACTTTCATAGGAAGAGCGACGATGGGTGGTGGAGCATCTACAAGGCCAGTCTTCCGAAGAGCGGACCATTCGGTGTGGACTCAGTGGTCACTGAGCGAGTCACCCCACCAGGCCTCCATGCTTTCACTCCGTCAGCTTCGGTGGCCAATAAGAGCTTCATTGCCGTTGCAACCAGGCGACCCAATTCAAAATATCGCCACATAGAGCTGTTCGATGTTGCTTCCAAAGAGTTCGTGGAGGTCACTCGCCCCATTTCTCCTATGGCCCATCACTACAACCCATTTATCTCCCCTGATTCTACTCGGGTTGGATACCATAGATGCAGAGCTCGAGATAATGGAAGAAAAGGTGATCATTTGTTACTGGAAAACATCCAGACCCCACTCCCAGGAGTTTCTGTATTTCGCGTTGATGgctattttccttctttctccccCGACGGCGACCGAATTGCATACGCGCAGTGGCCGCATGATGTGGGTTTGTACGTAATAAACCGGGATGGGTCGGGTCTCCGAAAACTCTTCACCGGGCAGGACGGGACCAAATTGGCCTTTGGAATGGTTTGGGATCTGAAACGAAAGGGTGTTTTATACGCTAGCATTGGTCCCATCTTCGGCTCAGAAGGCGATAAAGTTGATGTTATCTCTGTCAATATCGACGACGAAGAACCGAGCTTCAATAAACTGACCACCGGCGGAGAAAACAATGCATTTCCGGCGCCGTCACCCGATGGCAAATGGGTCATCTTCCGATCGGGTCGTTCGGGTCACAAGAACCTGTACATTATGGACGCTCTAGAAGGTGAGAAAGGTGCGTTGTATAGACTCACGGACGGTCCATGGACCGACACAATGCCCAATTGGTCGCCCGACGGTAACTGGATTGTCTTCTCATCAGACCGGCACAATCCTGGTTCGGGTAGCTTTGCATTGTACATGATTCACCCCAATGGGACGGGGCTCACAAAGCTGCTACAAAGTGGGTCCGGTGGACGTGTCAACCACGGGTGGTTCAGCCCGGACATGAGTCACATAATTTTCACGACCGACTGGGCCGGAGTATCATCGGAACCAATCTCAAACCCACATCATTATCAACCGTACGGCGAAATCTTCACGATGAAACTGGACGGCACCGGAATCACCAGGCTGAGTCACAACTCGTACGAGGACGGGACCCCATCTTGGTCCCCAATACAAGTGGGGCCCGTCGACGTGGCCCACCCGACGGAACCACAGTGCACAATCAGAGACTGTAACTGGCTGAACGATTCGCCAACCAGTTGGGTTGACTCAGAACGCTCGCTGTCAACTCGGCCAGAATGTGCTCGCTGA
- the LOC127808912 gene encoding uncharacterized protein LOC127808912, whose translation MEPSKISSCPVCFFFVTLILLLSHGSAGHEGPSTRTTILFGTLDRSSYYFDLYTLPILGSQVNRRNDELKITDGHSLNYNGHFPSQSSSSTLLSLLPFQPLATAAAEPPVQLIYVSERNGSSTIYFDALYSGVSDRSRRRSTLEVSNRVQVPLVGVQQSKGLIGMKDRPSVVGDYLVYVSTHQNSGVPRKSWAAVYSTHLKNGSTRRLTPRGEADFSPTVSPSGVWTAVASAGEGWSGEEKELYTDIYVFRTEDGSDRVKVVEHGGWPSWADESTLYFHRKSGDGWWSIYKASLPKSGSLSVDSVLTQRVTPPGLHTFTPAASVANKSFIAVATRRPDSKYRHIELFNVVYKEFVEVTRSISPRAHHYNPFISPDSTRVGYHRCRARDNGRKGDHLLLESIQSPVPGVSLFRAGGYFPSLSPDGDRIAYALWPPNEGLYVINRDGSGLRKLFAGHGESNLAFGVVWDPKRKGVLYSSIGPIFGATGDEVDVVSVNIDDDESGFKKLTTGGENNAFPAPSPDGKWVVFRSGRSGHMNLYVMDALDGERGRLFRLTDGPWTDTMPSWSPDGNWIVFSSDRDNPGSASFALYMIHPNGTGLTKLLQSGSDGRVNHGWFSPDMSHIVFTTDIAGVSSEPISNPHHYKPYGEIFMMKLDGTGMTRLSHNSYEDGTPSWSSIQLSPADVNHPTEAQCTFTDCIWLNESPTRRVDSVHSPSTRAQC comes from the coding sequence ATGGAACCCAGCAAGATATCTTCTTGTCCCGTCTGTTTCTTCTTCGTCACTTTGATCCTTCTCTTATCCCATGGCTCGGCAGGCCATGAAGGGCCAAGCACGCGTACCACCATTCTTTTCGGTACTTTGGACCGATCAAGCTACTACTTCGACCTCTACACCCTTCCGATACTGGGATCCCAAGTCAACCGCCGAAACGATGAGCTCAAGATCACCGATGGCCACTCCCTCAACTACAACGGTCACTTCCCCTCCCAATCATCATCCTCCACGTTGCTCTCTCTCCTTCCTTTCCAACCCCTCGCCACGGCTGCAGCCGAGCCACCTGTCCAGCTGATCTACGTCTCCGAGAGAAATGGGTCTTCAACCATATACTTCGACGCTCTGTATTCCGGCGTTTCCGATCGTTCCAGAAGAAGGTCAACGCTGGAAGTTTCGAACCGGGTTCAGGTCCCTTTGGTGGGCGTTCAACAATCCAAGGGTCTAATTGGGATGAAGGACAGGCCCAGTGTGGTGGGCGATTACTTGGTCTACGTTTCCACTCACCAGAACTCGGGCGTGCCCAGGAAGAGTTGGGCTGCTGTGTACTCCACTCACCTGAAAAACGGGTCAACTCGGAGATTGACGCCTCGTGGGGAGGCCGATTTCAGCCCCACCGTGTCGCCGTCGGGGGTCTGGACGGCGGTGGCTTCGGCTGGGGAGGGATGGAGTGGTGAAGAGAAAGAGCTTTATACTGATATCTATGTCTTCAGGACTGAGGATGGGTCTGATCGAGTCAAGGTTGTGGAGCATGGTGGGTGGCCGAGTTGGGCTGATGAGTCGACTCTGTACTTTCACCGGAAGAGCGGAGATGGGTGGTGGAGTATCTACAAAGCGAGTCTTCCTAAGAGTGGATCACTCAGTGTGGACTCAGTGCTGACTCAGCGAGTCACCCCACCGGGTCTCCACACTTTCACTCCAGCTGCTTCAGTGGCCAACAAGAGCTTCATTGCAGTGGCAACCAGGCGACCCGATTCGAAATATCGGCACATAGAACTCTTCAACGTCGTTTACAAAGAGTTCGTGGAGGTCACTCGCTCCATTTCTCCCAGGGCCCATCACTATAACCCATTTATCTCGCCCGATTCTACTCGGGTTGGGTACCATAGATGCAGAGCCCGAGACAATGGAAGAAAAGGCGACCACTTGTTGCTGGAAAGCATCCAATCGCCAGTCCCCGGAGTTTCTCTATTTCGCGCCGGCGGTTATTTTCCTTCTCTGTCGCCCGATGGTGACCGAATTGCTTACGCGCTGTGGCCGCCTAACGAGGGTCTTTACGTAATAAATCGAGACGGGTCGGGTCTCCGAAAGCTTTTCGCCGGGCACGGCGAGTCGAATTTGGCCTTTGGAGTTGTTTGGGATCCAAAACGAAAGGGGGTTTTATACTCCAGCATTGGTCCCATCTTCGGTGCAACCGGTGACGAAGTTGATGTTGTCTCCGTCAACATTGACGACGACGAATCGGGCTTCAAAAAATTGACCACCGGCGGAGAAAACAATGCGTTTCCGGCTCCTTCACCCGATGGGAAATGGGTTGTCTTCCGATCGGGTCGATCGGGTCATATGAACTTGTACGTAATGGACGCTCTTGATGGAGAGAGAGGCAGGCTGTTCAGGCTCACGGACGGTCCATGGACCGACACAATGCCCAGTTGGTCGCCTGATGGAAACTGGATCGTCTTCTCATCGGACCGGGACAATCCGGGTTCGGCTAGCTTCGCCTTATATATGATCCACCCGAACGGGACCGGGCTCACAAAGCTGTTACAAAGTGGGTCGGATGGTCGGGTCAACCACGGGTGGTTCAGCCCGGACATGAGTCACATAGTTTTCACGACGGACATCGCCGGAGTGTCGTCGGAACCGATCTCCAACCCACATCATTATAAACCATACGGTGAAATCTTCATGATGAAACTGGACGGCACCGGAATGACTAGGCTGAGTCATAACTCGTACGAGGACGGAACGCCGTCTTGGTCCTCCATACAGTTGAGTCCCGCCGACGTTAATCACCCGACGGAAGCGCAGTGCACGTTCACGGACTGTATCTGGCTCAATGAATCGCCAACCCGTCGAGTTGACTCAGTGCACTCGCCCTCAACTCGGGCCCAGTGCTGA